From a single Apium graveolens cultivar Ventura chromosome 2, ASM990537v1, whole genome shotgun sequence genomic region:
- the LOC141705853 gene encoding uncharacterized protein LOC141705853, translating to MEDIKVYDTCHPEHELVLRNFKKPFNCDGCKEKGFGPRYRCESNDCDYVLHEKCKFRSETATHDFYPDCTFEFFYQPFGRCDKKKCKECGTFCNACGKDINGFVYHCEDKDLDLHPCCLELQNKMVINGMKFRLIEKLTSKCIWCKSRSLKGTSEGGWSYKSKCDQYHFHVYCIKEMMQESWKTEDRKDESSLLLKNSDLRVARRSNGGSSRSRKYWKIVKVFMTAVVAILLGDPTALLATTLFNLIT from the coding sequence ATGGAAGACATTAAGGTGTATGATACTTGCCATCCGGAGCATGAACTTGTGCTACGAAACTTTAAGAAGCCCTTCAATTGTGACGGATGTAAAGAAAAAGGATTCGGACCAAGATACAGATGTGAATCAAATGACTGCGACTATGTTCTCCATGAGAAGTGCAAATTTAGATCTGAAACCGCTACTCATGATTTCTATCCAGACTGTACCTTCGAGTTTTTCTATCAGCCCTTTGGACGATGTGACAAGAAAAAGTGCAAGGAGTGCGGGACATTTTGTAATGCATGCGGGAAAGATATTAATGGTTTTGTTTATCACTGTGAAGATAAGGATTTGGATTTGCACCCGTGCTGTCTTGAGCTCCAGAACAAAATGGTCATCAATGGTATGAAATTTAGGTTGATCGAGAAGCTAACGTCTAAGTGCATCTGGTGCAAAAGTAGAAGCCTAAAAGGAACATCTGAGGGGGGTTGGTCGTACAAGTCCAAGTGCGACCAGTACCATTTTCAtgtttattgtattaaagaaatGATGCAAGAAAGTTGGAAAACTGAAGATCGCAAGGATGAGAGTTCTTTGTTATTGAAGAATTCGGATCTTCGTGTTGCACGTAGATCAAACGGAGGTAGCTCCAGAAGTAGGAAATACTGGAAGATTGTGAAAGTTTTTATGACAGCAGTGGTGGCCATTCTTTTGGGAGATCCGACTGCCTTATTGGCTACAACTTTGTTCAACTTGATCACCTAG